The Chrysiogenia bacterium genomic interval AGGTGGCTGTTCCCTTCGCGGCGATCCTTTATTCGGGTGAGCACCGCTACGTCTTCGTCGACCACGGCGGCGGCAACCTCGAACCGCGCGAGGTGCACGTCGGACAGCGCGCCGACGAGTACTACGTCGTGCTCTCGGGTCTCGAAGCCGGCGAGCGCGTCGTGACTTCCGGCAACTTCCTGATCAGCTCCGAGGCGCAGCTCAAGAGCGCGCTGCCCAAGTGGGAAGGTGAAGCGCCCGCACCGGCGGGCGCACCCAGCCCCCACCAGCATCAAAGTCACGGGGGACACGGCCAATGATCGAGAAGCTCATCTGCGGCTCAGCCCGCAACCCTTTCGTTGTGTTGCTCCTCGTAGCGGCCCTTTCGGGCTGGGGCTACTGGGCGGCACGCAACACCACGCTCGACGCGATCCCCGATCTCTCGGACGTGCAGGTGATCGTCTTCACCGAATGGCCCGGGCGCAGTCCCGATCTTGTGGAAGACCAGATTACCTATCCGCTGGTCACCACGCTGCTGGCCGCGCCCAAAGTGCAGTTCGTGCGCGGCCAGACGATGTTCGGGCTCTCTTTTGTCAATGTGATTTTCGATGACGGGACGGACATTTACTGGGCCCGCAGCCGGGTCATGGAGTATCTCAACACCGCCGCGCAGAACCTGCCGTCCGGCGTGACGCCGACGCTGGGCCCGGATGCCACCGGTGTCGGCTGGGTGTTTGAATACGCCCTGGTGGACAGGACGGGCCAGCACGACCTGCAGGAGCTGCG includes:
- a CDS encoding efflux RND transporter periplasmic adaptor subunit encodes the protein VAVPFAAILYSGEHRYVFVDHGGGNLEPREVHVGQRADEYYVVLSGLEAGERVVTSGNFLISSEAQLKSALPKWEGEAPAPAGAPSPHQHQSHGGHGQ